One Caldalkalibacillus uzonensis DNA window includes the following coding sequences:
- the narH gene encoding nitrate reductase subunit beta, whose translation MKIKAQFGMVMNLDKCIGCHTCSITCNNTWTNRPGAEYMWWNNVETKPGIGYPKEWENQDIHKGGWVLKNGKLELRAGGRANKLLNIFYNPDMTLIDDFYEPWTYEYEHLINSPEKNHQPVARPKSQLTGDYMDLQWGPNWEDDLAGVHETGKRDPNMHGLEEKVKFEFEQTFMMYLPRICEHCINPPCVSSCPSGAIYKRDEDGIVLVDQDACRSWRFCVTGCPYKKVYFNWKTHKAEKCTFCFPRIEAGLPTICSETCVGRLRYIGIVFYDLDKVETAASVPDEKNLYHAQLDIFLDPHDPQVIEAARQAGYTEDWIEAAQRSPIYKLAVEQKIALPLHPEYRTLPMVWYVPPLSPIMSAFDGGLDDINPHVIFPAIDEMRIPIEYLANMLSAGDTEVIRTVLKKMVVMRSYMRAVTLGKEPDKTLLDKVGMTEETVREMYELSAIAKYSDRYVIPSSHREMADNMFLGQGTAGYDFMEGCSGCAVNAYMDDDYKFGDDYWRDMDEPTPKNL comes from the coding sequence TTGAAGATTAAGGCCCAGTTCGGGATGGTGATGAACCTGGATAAATGTATCGGCTGCCATACATGCAGCATCACTTGCAATAACACCTGGACAAACCGCCCTGGTGCGGAGTACATGTGGTGGAACAATGTTGAGACAAAGCCGGGAATAGGCTATCCGAAGGAATGGGAAAATCAGGACATCCATAAAGGCGGCTGGGTATTAAAGAACGGGAAACTGGAATTGCGGGCTGGGGGGCGGGCCAATAAACTGCTCAATATTTTTTACAATCCTGATATGACCCTCATTGATGACTTTTATGAACCATGGACGTACGAGTATGAGCACCTGATTAACAGTCCCGAGAAGAACCACCAGCCTGTAGCCCGGCCCAAGTCCCAACTGACTGGTGACTATATGGATCTTCAGTGGGGACCTAATTGGGAGGATGATTTGGCCGGCGTGCATGAGACAGGAAAACGGGACCCTAACATGCACGGTTTGGAAGAAAAAGTAAAATTTGAATTTGAACAAACGTTCATGATGTATCTGCCTCGGATTTGCGAGCATTGCATTAACCCGCCGTGTGTTTCATCCTGTCCGTCAGGGGCCATTTATAAACGGGATGAGGACGGCATTGTCTTGGTTGATCAGGATGCCTGCCGCAGCTGGCGGTTTTGTGTGACAGGCTGTCCCTACAAAAAGGTATATTTTAACTGGAAGACGCATAAAGCGGAAAAGTGCACTTTTTGCTTTCCCAGAATCGAGGCAGGTTTGCCCACTATCTGCTCAGAGACCTGTGTGGGCCGGCTGCGCTATATAGGCATCGTCTTCTATGACTTGGACAAAGTGGAGACGGCGGCTTCGGTGCCGGATGAAAAAAATCTTTATCATGCCCAACTCGATATCTTTCTCGATCCCCATGATCCTCAAGTGATTGAAGCCGCCCGGCAAGCGGGTTATACCGAGGACTGGATCGAAGCGGCTCAGCGCTCTCCCATCTACAAGCTGGCCGTTGAACAGAAGATCGCTTTGCCTCTGCATCCTGAATACCGCACGTTGCCCATGGTGTGGTATGTTCCTCCGCTCAGTCCCATCATGAGCGCCTTTGATGGAGGGTTGGATGACATCAATCCCCATGTGATATTCCCTGCCATAGATGAGATGCGCATCCCCATTGAATATTTGGCCAATATGCTCAGTGCGGGGGATACGGAAGTAATCCGCACTGTGCTGAAAAAAATGGTGGTGATGAGAAGTTACATGCGAGCTGTTACTTTGGGCAAAGAGCCGGACAAAACCTTACTGGATAAAGTGGGCATGACAGAAGAGACAGTCCGGGAGATGTATGAGCTGTCGGCCATTGCCAAGTATTCGGACCGCTATGTCATACCTTCATCCCACCGTGAAATGGCAGATAATATGTTTCTTGGGCAGGGAACGGCCGGTTACGATTTTATGGAAGGCTGCTCTGGCTGCGCCGTTAATGCATATATGGACGACGACTATAAGTTTGGAGATGATTATTGGAGGGATATGGATGAACCAACACCAAAAAATCTTTAA